From the Homo sapiens chromosome 1, GRCh38.p14 Primary Assembly genome, one window contains:
- the ZBTB48 gene encoding zinc finger and BTB domain-containing protein 48 isoform X7: MELRVHMVSHTGEMPYKCSSCSQQFMQKKDLQSHMIKLHGAPKPHACPTCAKCFLSRTELQLHEAFKHRGEKLFVCEECGHRASSRNGLQMHIKAKHRNERPHVCEFCSHAFTQKANLNMHLRTHTGEKPFQCHLCGKTFRTQASLDKHNRTHTGERPFSCEFCEQRFTEKGPLLRHVASRHQEGRPHFCQICGKTFKAVEQLRVHVRRHKGVRKFECTECGYKFTRQAHLRRHMEIHDRVENYNPRQRKLRNLIIEDEKMVVVALQPPAELEVGSAEVIVESLAQGGLASQLPGQRLCAEESFTGPGVLEPSLIITAAVPEDCDT, from the exons ATGGAGCTGCGGGTGCACATGGTGTCTCACACAGGGGAGATGCCCTACAAG TGTTCCTCCTGCTCCCAGCAGTTCATGCAGAAGAAGGACTTGCAGAGCCACATGATCAAACTTCATGGAGCCCCCAAGCCCCATGCA TGCCCCACCTGTGCCAAGTGCTTCCTGTCTCGGACAGAGCTGCAGCTGCATGAAGCTTTCAAGCACCGTGGTGAGAAGCTGTTTGTGTGTGAGGAGTGTGGGCACCGGGCCTCGAGCCGGAATGGCCTGCAGATGCACATCAAGGCCAAGCACAG GAATGAGAGGCCACACGTATGTGAGTTCTGCAGCCACGCCTTCACCCAAAAGGCCAATCTCAACATGCACCTGCGCACACACACGGGTGAGAAGCCCTTCCAGTGCCACCTCTGTGGCAAGACCTTCCGAACCCAAG CCAGCCTGGACAAGCACAACCGCACCCACACCGGGGAAAGGCCCTTCAGTTGCGAGTTCTGTGAACAGCGCTTCACTGAGAAGGGGCCCCTCCTGAGGCACGTGGCCAGCCGCCATCAGGAGGGCCGGCCCCACTTCTGCCAGATATGCGGCAAGACCTTCAAAG CCGTGGAGCAACTGCGTGTGCACGTCAGACGGCACAAGGGGGTGAGGAAGTTTGAGTGCACCGAGTGTGGCTACAAGTTTACCCGACAG GCCCACCTGCGGAGGCACATGGAGATCCACGACCGGGTAGAGAACTACAACCCGCGGCAGCGCAAGCTCCGCAACCTGATCATCGAGGACGagaagatggtggtggtggcgCTGCAGCCGCCTGCAGAGCTGGAGGTGGGCTCGGCGGAGGTCATTGTGGAGTCCCTGGCCCAGGGCGGCCTGGCCTCCCAGCTCCCCGGCCAGAGACTGTGTGCAGAGGAGAGCTTCACCGGCCCAGGTGTCCTGGAGCCCTCCCTCATCATCACAGCTGCTGTCCCCGAGGACTGTGACACATAG
- the ZBTB48 gene encoding zinc finger and BTB domain-containing protein 48 isoform X1 encodes MDGSFVQHSVRVLQELNKQREKGQYCDATLDVGGLVFKAHWSVLACCSHFFQSLYGDGSGGSVVLPAGFAEIFGLLLDFFYTGHLALTSGNRDQVLLAARELRVPEAVELCQSFKPKTSVGQAAGGQSGLGPPASQNVNSHVKEPAGLEEEEVSRTLGLVPRDQEPRGSHSPQRPQLHSPAQSEGPSSLCGKLKQALKPCPLEDKKPEDCKVPPRPLEAEGAQLQGGSNEWEVVVQVEDDGDGDYMSEPEAVLTRRKSNVIRKPCAAEPALSAGSLAAEPAENRKGTAVPVECPTCHKKFLSKYYLKVHNRKHTGEKPFECPKCGKCYFRKENLLEHEARNCMNRSEQVFTCSVCQETFRRRMELRVHMVSHTGEMPYKCSSCSQQFMQKKDLQSHMIKLHGAPKPHACPTCAKCFLSRTELQLHEAFKHRGEKLFVCEECGHRASSRNGLQMHIKAKHRNERPHVCEFCSHAFTQKANLNMHLRTHTGEKPFQCHLCGKTFRTQASLDKHNRTHTGERPFSCEFCEQRFTEKGPLLRHVASRHQEGRPHFCQICGKTFKAVEQLRVHVRRHKGVRKFECTECGYKFTRQAHLRRHMEIHDRVENYNPRQRKLRNLIIEDEKMVVVALQPPAELEVGSAEVIVESLAQGGLASQLPGQRLCAEESFTGPGVLEPSLIITAAVPEDCDT; translated from the exons ATGGACGGCTCCTTCGTCCAGCACAGTGTGAGGGTTCTGCAGGAGCTCAACAAGCAGCGGGAGAAGGGCCAGTACTGCGACGCCACTCTGGACGTGGGGGGCCTGGTGTTTAAGGCACACTGGAGTGTCCTTGCCTGCTGCAGTCACTTTTTCCAGAGCCTCTACGGGGATGGCTCAGGGGGCAGTGTCGTCCTCCCTGCTGGCTTCGCTGAGATCTTTGGCCTCTTGTTGGACTTTTTCTACACTGGTCACCTCGCTCTCACCTCAGGGAACCGGGATCAGGTGCTCCTGGCAGCCAGGGAGTTGCGAGTGCCAGAGGCCGTAGAGCTGTGCCAGAGCTTCAAGCCCAAAACTTCAGTGGGACAGGCAGCAGGTGGCCAGAGTGGGCTGGGGCCCCCTGCCTCCCAGAATGTGAACAGCCACGTCAAGGAGCCGGCAGGCTTGGAAGAAGAGGAAGTTTCGAGGACTCTGGGTCTAGTCCCCAGGGATCAGGAGCCCAGAGGCAGTCATAGTCCTCAGAGGCCCCAGCTCCATTCCCCAGCTCAGAGTGAGGGCCCCTCCTCCCTCTGTGGGAAACTGAAGCAGGCCTTGAAGCCTTGTCCCCTTGAGGACAAGAAACCCGAGGACTGCAAAGTGCCCCCAAGGCCCTTAGAGGCTGAAGGTGCCCAGCTGCAGGGCGGCAGTAATGAG TGGGAAGTGGTGGTTCAAGTGGAGGATGATGGGGATGGCGATTACATGTCTGAGCCTGAGGCTGTGCTGACCAGGAGGAAGTCAAATGTAATCCGAAAGCCCTGTGCAGCTGAGCCAGCCCTGAGCGCGGGCTCCCTAGCAGCTGAGCCTGCTGAGAACAGAAAAGGTACAGCGGTGCCGGTCGAATGCCCCACATGTCATAAAAAGTTCCTCAGCAAATATTATCTAAAAGTCCACAACAG GAAACATACTGGGGAGAAACCCTTTGAGTGTCCCAAATGTGGGAAGTGTTACTTTCGGAAGGAGAACCTCCTGGAGCATGAAGCCCGGAATTGCATGAACCGCTCGGAACAG GTCTTCACGTGCTCTGTGTGCCAGGAGACATTCCGCCGAAGGATGGAGCTGCGGGTGCACATGGTGTCTCACACAGGGGAGATGCCCTACAAG TGTTCCTCCTGCTCCCAGCAGTTCATGCAGAAGAAGGACTTGCAGAGCCACATGATCAAACTTCATGGAGCCCCCAAGCCCCATGCA TGCCCCACCTGTGCCAAGTGCTTCCTGTCTCGGACAGAGCTGCAGCTGCATGAAGCTTTCAAGCACCGTGGTGAGAAGCTGTTTGTGTGTGAGGAGTGTGGGCACCGGGCCTCGAGCCGGAATGGCCTGCAGATGCACATCAAGGCCAAGCACAG GAATGAGAGGCCACACGTATGTGAGTTCTGCAGCCACGCCTTCACCCAAAAGGCCAATCTCAACATGCACCTGCGCACACACACGGGTGAGAAGCCCTTCCAGTGCCACCTCTGTGGCAAGACCTTCCGAACCCAAG CCAGCCTGGACAAGCACAACCGCACCCACACCGGGGAAAGGCCCTTCAGTTGCGAGTTCTGTGAACAGCGCTTCACTGAGAAGGGGCCCCTCCTGAGGCACGTGGCCAGCCGCCATCAGGAGGGCCGGCCCCACTTCTGCCAGATATGCGGCAAGACCTTCAAAG CCGTGGAGCAACTGCGTGTGCACGTCAGACGGCACAAGGGGGTGAGGAAGTTTGAGTGCACCGAGTGTGGCTACAAGTTTACCCGACAG GCCCACCTGCGGAGGCACATGGAGATCCACGACCGGGTAGAGAACTACAACCCGCGGCAGCGCAAGCTCCGCAACCTGATCATCGAGGACGagaagatggtggtggtggcgCTGCAGCCGCCTGCAGAGCTGGAGGTGGGCTCGGCGGAGGTCATTGTGGAGTCCCTGGCCCAGGGCGGCCTGGCCTCCCAGCTCCCCGGCCAGAGACTGTGTGCAGAGGAGAGCTTCACCGGCCCAGGTGTCCTGGAGCCCTCCCTCATCATCACAGCTGCTGTCCCCGAGGACTGTGACACATAG
- the ZBTB48 gene encoding zinc finger and BTB domain-containing protein 48 isoform X6: protein MNRSEQVFTCSVCQETFRRRMELRVHMVSHTGEMPYKCSSCSQQFMQKKDLQSHMIKLHGAPKPHACPTCAKCFLSRTELQLHEAFKHRGEKLFVCEECGHRASSRNGLQMHIKAKHRNERPHVCEFCSHAFTQKANLNMHLRTHTGEKPFQCHLCGKTFRTQASLDKHNRTHTGERPFSCEFCEQRFTEKGPLLRHVASRHQEGRPHFCQICGKTFKAVEQLRVHVRRHKGVRKFECTECGYKFTRQAHLRRHMEIHDRVENYNPRQRKLRNLIIEDEKMVVVALQPPAELEVGSAEVIVESLAQGGLASQLPGQRLCAEESFTGPGVLEPSLIITAAVPEDCDT from the exons ATGAACCGCTCGGAACAG GTCTTCACGTGCTCTGTGTGCCAGGAGACATTCCGCCGAAGGATGGAGCTGCGGGTGCACATGGTGTCTCACACAGGGGAGATGCCCTACAAG TGTTCCTCCTGCTCCCAGCAGTTCATGCAGAAGAAGGACTTGCAGAGCCACATGATCAAACTTCATGGAGCCCCCAAGCCCCATGCA TGCCCCACCTGTGCCAAGTGCTTCCTGTCTCGGACAGAGCTGCAGCTGCATGAAGCTTTCAAGCACCGTGGTGAGAAGCTGTTTGTGTGTGAGGAGTGTGGGCACCGGGCCTCGAGCCGGAATGGCCTGCAGATGCACATCAAGGCCAAGCACAG GAATGAGAGGCCACACGTATGTGAGTTCTGCAGCCACGCCTTCACCCAAAAGGCCAATCTCAACATGCACCTGCGCACACACACGGGTGAGAAGCCCTTCCAGTGCCACCTCTGTGGCAAGACCTTCCGAACCCAAG CCAGCCTGGACAAGCACAACCGCACCCACACCGGGGAAAGGCCCTTCAGTTGCGAGTTCTGTGAACAGCGCTTCACTGAGAAGGGGCCCCTCCTGAGGCACGTGGCCAGCCGCCATCAGGAGGGCCGGCCCCACTTCTGCCAGATATGCGGCAAGACCTTCAAAG CCGTGGAGCAACTGCGTGTGCACGTCAGACGGCACAAGGGGGTGAGGAAGTTTGAGTGCACCGAGTGTGGCTACAAGTTTACCCGACAG GCCCACCTGCGGAGGCACATGGAGATCCACGACCGGGTAGAGAACTACAACCCGCGGCAGCGCAAGCTCCGCAACCTGATCATCGAGGACGagaagatggtggtggtggcgCTGCAGCCGCCTGCAGAGCTGGAGGTGGGCTCGGCGGAGGTCATTGTGGAGTCCCTGGCCCAGGGCGGCCTGGCCTCCCAGCTCCCCGGCCAGAGACTGTGTGCAGAGGAGAGCTTCACCGGCCCAGGTGTCCTGGAGCCCTCCCTCATCATCACAGCTGCTGTCCCCGAGGACTGTGACACATAG
- the ZBTB48 gene encoding zinc finger and BTB domain-containing protein 48 isoform X2 yields MDGSFVQHSVRVLQELNKQREKGQYCDATLDVGGLVFKAHWSVLACCSHFFQSLYGDGSGGSVVLPAGFAEIFGLLLDFFYTGHLALTSGNRDQVLLAARELRVPEAVELCQSFKPKTSVGQAAGGQSGLGPPASQNVNSHVKEPAGLEEEEVSRTLGLVPRDQEPRGSHSPQRPQLHSPAQSEGPSSLCGKLKQALKPCPLEDKKPEDCKVPPRPLEAEGAQLQGGSNEWEVVVQVEDDGDGDYMSEPEAVLTRRKSNVIRKPCAAEPALSAGSLAAEPAENRKGTAVPVECPTCHKKFLSKYYLKVHNRKHTGEKPFECPKCGKCYFRKENLLEHEARNCMNRSEQVFTCSVCQETFRRRMELRVHMVSHTGEMPYKCSSCSQQFMQKKDLQSHMIKLHGAPKPHACPTCAKCFLSRTELQLHEAFKHRGEKLFVCEECGHRASSRNGLQMHIKAKHRNERPHVCEFCSHAFTQKANLNMHLRTHTGEKPFQCHLCGKTFRTQAWTSTTAPTPGKGPSVASSVNSASLRRGPS; encoded by the exons ATGGACGGCTCCTTCGTCCAGCACAGTGTGAGGGTTCTGCAGGAGCTCAACAAGCAGCGGGAGAAGGGCCAGTACTGCGACGCCACTCTGGACGTGGGGGGCCTGGTGTTTAAGGCACACTGGAGTGTCCTTGCCTGCTGCAGTCACTTTTTCCAGAGCCTCTACGGGGATGGCTCAGGGGGCAGTGTCGTCCTCCCTGCTGGCTTCGCTGAGATCTTTGGCCTCTTGTTGGACTTTTTCTACACTGGTCACCTCGCTCTCACCTCAGGGAACCGGGATCAGGTGCTCCTGGCAGCCAGGGAGTTGCGAGTGCCAGAGGCCGTAGAGCTGTGCCAGAGCTTCAAGCCCAAAACTTCAGTGGGACAGGCAGCAGGTGGCCAGAGTGGGCTGGGGCCCCCTGCCTCCCAGAATGTGAACAGCCACGTCAAGGAGCCGGCAGGCTTGGAAGAAGAGGAAGTTTCGAGGACTCTGGGTCTAGTCCCCAGGGATCAGGAGCCCAGAGGCAGTCATAGTCCTCAGAGGCCCCAGCTCCATTCCCCAGCTCAGAGTGAGGGCCCCTCCTCCCTCTGTGGGAAACTGAAGCAGGCCTTGAAGCCTTGTCCCCTTGAGGACAAGAAACCCGAGGACTGCAAAGTGCCCCCAAGGCCCTTAGAGGCTGAAGGTGCCCAGCTGCAGGGCGGCAGTAATGAG TGGGAAGTGGTGGTTCAAGTGGAGGATGATGGGGATGGCGATTACATGTCTGAGCCTGAGGCTGTGCTGACCAGGAGGAAGTCAAATGTAATCCGAAAGCCCTGTGCAGCTGAGCCAGCCCTGAGCGCGGGCTCCCTAGCAGCTGAGCCTGCTGAGAACAGAAAAGGTACAGCGGTGCCGGTCGAATGCCCCACATGTCATAAAAAGTTCCTCAGCAAATATTATCTAAAAGTCCACAACAG GAAACATACTGGGGAGAAACCCTTTGAGTGTCCCAAATGTGGGAAGTGTTACTTTCGGAAGGAGAACCTCCTGGAGCATGAAGCCCGGAATTGCATGAACCGCTCGGAACAG GTCTTCACGTGCTCTGTGTGCCAGGAGACATTCCGCCGAAGGATGGAGCTGCGGGTGCACATGGTGTCTCACACAGGGGAGATGCCCTACAAG TGTTCCTCCTGCTCCCAGCAGTTCATGCAGAAGAAGGACTTGCAGAGCCACATGATCAAACTTCATGGAGCCCCCAAGCCCCATGCA TGCCCCACCTGTGCCAAGTGCTTCCTGTCTCGGACAGAGCTGCAGCTGCATGAAGCTTTCAAGCACCGTGGTGAGAAGCTGTTTGTGTGTGAGGAGTGTGGGCACCGGGCCTCGAGCCGGAATGGCCTGCAGATGCACATCAAGGCCAAGCACAG GAATGAGAGGCCACACGTATGTGAGTTCTGCAGCCACGCCTTCACCCAAAAGGCCAATCTCAACATGCACCTGCGCACACACACGGGTGAGAAGCCCTTCCAGTGCCACCTCTGTGGCAAGACCTTCCGAACCCAAG CCTGGACAAGCACAACCGCACCCACACCGGGGAAAGGCCCTTCAGTTGCGAGTTCTGTGAACAGCGCTTCACTGAGAAGGGGCCCCTCCTGA
- the ZBTB48 gene encoding zinc finger and BTB domain-containing protein 48 isoform X3 — translation MRKHTGEKPFECPKCGKCYFRKENLLEHEARNCMNRSEQVFTCSVCQETFRRRMELRVHMVSHTGEMPYKCSSCSQQFMQKKDLQSHMIKLHGAPKPHACPTCAKCFLSRTELQLHEAFKHRGEKLFVCEECGHRASSRNGLQMHIKAKHRNERPHVCEFCSHAFTQKANLNMHLRTHTGEKPFQCHLCGKTFRTQASLDKHNRTHTGERPFSCEFCEQRFTEKGPLLRHVASRHQEGRPHFCQICGKTFKAVEQLRVHVRRHKGVRKFECTECGYKFTRQAHLRRHMEIHDRVENYNPRQRKLRNLIIEDEKMVVVALQPPAELEVGSAEVIVESLAQGGLASQLPGQRLCAEESFTGPGVLEPSLIITAAVPEDCDT, via the exons ATGAG GAAACATACTGGGGAGAAACCCTTTGAGTGTCCCAAATGTGGGAAGTGTTACTTTCGGAAGGAGAACCTCCTGGAGCATGAAGCCCGGAATTGCATGAACCGCTCGGAACAG GTCTTCACGTGCTCTGTGTGCCAGGAGACATTCCGCCGAAGGATGGAGCTGCGGGTGCACATGGTGTCTCACACAGGGGAGATGCCCTACAAG TGTTCCTCCTGCTCCCAGCAGTTCATGCAGAAGAAGGACTTGCAGAGCCACATGATCAAACTTCATGGAGCCCCCAAGCCCCATGCA TGCCCCACCTGTGCCAAGTGCTTCCTGTCTCGGACAGAGCTGCAGCTGCATGAAGCTTTCAAGCACCGTGGTGAGAAGCTGTTTGTGTGTGAGGAGTGTGGGCACCGGGCCTCGAGCCGGAATGGCCTGCAGATGCACATCAAGGCCAAGCACAG GAATGAGAGGCCACACGTATGTGAGTTCTGCAGCCACGCCTTCACCCAAAAGGCCAATCTCAACATGCACCTGCGCACACACACGGGTGAGAAGCCCTTCCAGTGCCACCTCTGTGGCAAGACCTTCCGAACCCAAG CCAGCCTGGACAAGCACAACCGCACCCACACCGGGGAAAGGCCCTTCAGTTGCGAGTTCTGTGAACAGCGCTTCACTGAGAAGGGGCCCCTCCTGAGGCACGTGGCCAGCCGCCATCAGGAGGGCCGGCCCCACTTCTGCCAGATATGCGGCAAGACCTTCAAAG CCGTGGAGCAACTGCGTGTGCACGTCAGACGGCACAAGGGGGTGAGGAAGTTTGAGTGCACCGAGTGTGGCTACAAGTTTACCCGACAG GCCCACCTGCGGAGGCACATGGAGATCCACGACCGGGTAGAGAACTACAACCCGCGGCAGCGCAAGCTCCGCAACCTGATCATCGAGGACGagaagatggtggtggtggcgCTGCAGCCGCCTGCAGAGCTGGAGGTGGGCTCGGCGGAGGTCATTGTGGAGTCCCTGGCCCAGGGCGGCCTGGCCTCCCAGCTCCCCGGCCAGAGACTGTGTGCAGAGGAGAGCTTCACCGGCCCAGGTGTCCTGGAGCCCTCCCTCATCATCACAGCTGCTGTCCCCGAGGACTGTGACACATAG
- the ZBTB48 gene encoding zinc finger and BTB domain-containing protein 48 isoform X5, giving the protein MDGSFVQHSVRVLQELNKQREKGQYCDATLDVGGLVFKAHWSVLACCSHFFQSLYGDGSGGSVVLPAGFAEIFGLLLDFFYTGHLALTSGNRDQVLLAARELRVPEAVELCQSFKPKTSVGQAAGGQSGLGPPASQNVNSHVKEPAGLEEEEVSRTLGLVPRDQEPRGSHSPQRPQLHSPAQSEGPSSLCGKLKQALKPCPLEDKKPEDCKVPPRPLEAEGAQLQGGSNEWEVVVQVEDDGDGDYMSEPEAVLTRRKSNVIRKPCAAEPALSAGSLAAEPAENRKGTAVPVECPTCHKKFLSKYYLKVHNRKHTGEKPFECPKCGKCYFRKENLLEHEARNCMNRSEQADSSQQQAEARAEAAVIGRGPR; this is encoded by the exons ATGGACGGCTCCTTCGTCCAGCACAGTGTGAGGGTTCTGCAGGAGCTCAACAAGCAGCGGGAGAAGGGCCAGTACTGCGACGCCACTCTGGACGTGGGGGGCCTGGTGTTTAAGGCACACTGGAGTGTCCTTGCCTGCTGCAGTCACTTTTTCCAGAGCCTCTACGGGGATGGCTCAGGGGGCAGTGTCGTCCTCCCTGCTGGCTTCGCTGAGATCTTTGGCCTCTTGTTGGACTTTTTCTACACTGGTCACCTCGCTCTCACCTCAGGGAACCGGGATCAGGTGCTCCTGGCAGCCAGGGAGTTGCGAGTGCCAGAGGCCGTAGAGCTGTGCCAGAGCTTCAAGCCCAAAACTTCAGTGGGACAGGCAGCAGGTGGCCAGAGTGGGCTGGGGCCCCCTGCCTCCCAGAATGTGAACAGCCACGTCAAGGAGCCGGCAGGCTTGGAAGAAGAGGAAGTTTCGAGGACTCTGGGTCTAGTCCCCAGGGATCAGGAGCCCAGAGGCAGTCATAGTCCTCAGAGGCCCCAGCTCCATTCCCCAGCTCAGAGTGAGGGCCCCTCCTCCCTCTGTGGGAAACTGAAGCAGGCCTTGAAGCCTTGTCCCCTTGAGGACAAGAAACCCGAGGACTGCAAAGTGCCCCCAAGGCCCTTAGAGGCTGAAGGTGCCCAGCTGCAGGGCGGCAGTAATGAG TGGGAAGTGGTGGTTCAAGTGGAGGATGATGGGGATGGCGATTACATGTCTGAGCCTGAGGCTGTGCTGACCAGGAGGAAGTCAAATGTAATCCGAAAGCCCTGTGCAGCTGAGCCAGCCCTGAGCGCGGGCTCCCTAGCAGCTGAGCCTGCTGAGAACAGAAAAGGTACAGCGGTGCCGGTCGAATGCCCCACATGTCATAAAAAGTTCCTCAGCAAATATTATCTAAAAGTCCACAACAG GAAACATACTGGGGAGAAACCCTTTGAGTGTCCCAAATGTGGGAAGTGTTACTTTCGGAAGGAGAACCTCCTGGAGCATGAAGCCCGGAATTGCATGAACCGCTCGGAACAG gcaGACTCTTCCCAGCAGCAAGCGGAAGCCCGGGCAGAGGCTGCTGTCATAGGCAGAGGCCCCCGCTGA
- the ZBTB48 gene encoding zinc finger and BTB domain-containing protein 48 isoform X4 has protein sequence MDGSFVQHSVRVLQELNKQREKGQYCDATLDVGGLVFKAHWSVLACCSHFFQSLYGDGSGGSVVLPAGFAEIFGLLLDFFYTGHLALTSGNRDQVLLAARELRVPEAVELCQSFKPKTSVGQAAGGQSGLGPPASQNVNSHVKEPAGLEEEEVSRTLGLVPRDQEPRGSHSPQRPQLHSPAQSEGPSSLCGKLKQALKPCPLEDKKPEDCKVPPRPLEAEGAQLQGGSNEWEVVVQVEDDGDGDYMSEPEAVLTRRKSNVIRKPCAAEPALSAGSLAAEPAENRKGTAVPVECPTCHKKFLSKYYLKVHNRKHTGEKPFECPKCGKCYFRKENLLEHEARNCMNRSEQRPHPPQADSSQQQAEARAEAAVIGRGPR, from the exons ATGGACGGCTCCTTCGTCCAGCACAGTGTGAGGGTTCTGCAGGAGCTCAACAAGCAGCGGGAGAAGGGCCAGTACTGCGACGCCACTCTGGACGTGGGGGGCCTGGTGTTTAAGGCACACTGGAGTGTCCTTGCCTGCTGCAGTCACTTTTTCCAGAGCCTCTACGGGGATGGCTCAGGGGGCAGTGTCGTCCTCCCTGCTGGCTTCGCTGAGATCTTTGGCCTCTTGTTGGACTTTTTCTACACTGGTCACCTCGCTCTCACCTCAGGGAACCGGGATCAGGTGCTCCTGGCAGCCAGGGAGTTGCGAGTGCCAGAGGCCGTAGAGCTGTGCCAGAGCTTCAAGCCCAAAACTTCAGTGGGACAGGCAGCAGGTGGCCAGAGTGGGCTGGGGCCCCCTGCCTCCCAGAATGTGAACAGCCACGTCAAGGAGCCGGCAGGCTTGGAAGAAGAGGAAGTTTCGAGGACTCTGGGTCTAGTCCCCAGGGATCAGGAGCCCAGAGGCAGTCATAGTCCTCAGAGGCCCCAGCTCCATTCCCCAGCTCAGAGTGAGGGCCCCTCCTCCCTCTGTGGGAAACTGAAGCAGGCCTTGAAGCCTTGTCCCCTTGAGGACAAGAAACCCGAGGACTGCAAAGTGCCCCCAAGGCCCTTAGAGGCTGAAGGTGCCCAGCTGCAGGGCGGCAGTAATGAG TGGGAAGTGGTGGTTCAAGTGGAGGATGATGGGGATGGCGATTACATGTCTGAGCCTGAGGCTGTGCTGACCAGGAGGAAGTCAAATGTAATCCGAAAGCCCTGTGCAGCTGAGCCAGCCCTGAGCGCGGGCTCCCTAGCAGCTGAGCCTGCTGAGAACAGAAAAGGTACAGCGGTGCCGGTCGAATGCCCCACATGTCATAAAAAGTTCCTCAGCAAATATTATCTAAAAGTCCACAACAG GAAACATACTGGGGAGAAACCCTTTGAGTGTCCCAAATGTGGGAAGTGTTACTTTCGGAAGGAGAACCTCCTGGAGCATGAAGCCCGGAATTGCATGAACCGCTCGGAACAG CgtccccaccctccccaggcaGACTCTTCCCAGCAGCAAGCGGAAGCCCGGGCAGAGGCTGCTGTCATAGGCAGAGGCCCCCGCTGA